From Atribacterota bacterium:
AAACTTATAATGGAGGATATTATTGTATGATCAGTAAGAAAATGCAGGATAAGTTAAATTACCAGATTAACCGTGAGATTTTTTCAGCCTATTTGTATTTATCTATGGCAAGTTATGCTACAGCTAATGGATTTGATGGTTTTGGCAATTGGTTTTTTTGTCAGTACAAAGAGGAGTTAAGTCATGCTGAGAAGATATATCATTATGTAAATGAACAAGGAAGTGAAGTGCATCTGGAGGCAATAGAAAAACCGGAAGACAATTTTAGCTCAATAACAGATCTTTTTGAAAAAACATTAGCTCATGAAAAAACAGTTACCGGTTTAATCCATGATTTAGTTACATTGGCGCGGGAAGAGAATGATTATGCAACAGAATATTTCCTACAGTGGTTTGTTACAGAGCAAATTGAAGAGGAAGCTGAGCCGGAAAAAATACTTCAGAGGTTAAAAATGGTTGGGGAAAAAGGGAATGGCATAATCATGCTGGACAAATCTTTAGGCACCCGAGAATTCACACCTTCTTCATAAAAAACAAAGATTGTAATTTGGTATGGAATATAATTTAAGAAAATTTAATTATTATTCAAACAACAATGCCCCTCATCATTTGCTGAGGGGCATTGTTGTTATAAATGGTCAAGCAAAATAATATGGTCAGTATGTGAAGACCTAATCATTACGCACAATTGAGAGAGGTGTTTTATGAAAGCAGTCCGTCTTATTAAAATAGGGCAACCTTTGGAGTTACAGGAAGTACCCTTACCCAGGGTAGGTGAGAGAGATGTACTCATACGAGTTAAAGCAGCTGGAATTTGCCACTCAGATGTTCATTATAGAGCTGGCATATCCCCTGTTGGTACTTTACCTCAAACTCTTGGACATGAGATTGCCGGCATTGTGGAAGAAACCGGTTCGCAAGTTCATTTTCCCAAAATTGGGGACAGGGTTTGCATTCACTATCAGTTGAGTTGTGGTGATTGTAATTTTTGTGTAAGTGGAAATGAGCAATTTTGTAAACACGGTATGATGATTGGCAAGCATCGTGACGGTGGTTATGCTGAATATATTGCTATACCGGCCCGAAATACAGTACTATTGCCTGAAGAAGTCTCATTTGAAGAGGGAGCAGTCCTGATGTGTTCTTCGGCAACATCGTATCATGCTCTTAGAAAAGCCAGGTTGAAAGCCGGTGAAACAGTTGCCGTTTTTGGTGCAGGCGGATTGGGTATTTCTGCTATTCAACTAGCCAGAATAATGGGTGCACTTGATGTTTACAGTATTGATATCAATAAAGATAAGCTCAAATTATCTGAAAAATTTGGGGCTATACCAATCAACGCCGCAGATGAAGACCCGGTTACTAATATTTTTAAATACACTAATAATAGAGGAGTTGATGTTGCGCTGGAGGTGATTGGACTTCCTCAGACTATGATGCAAGCGGTCAAATCGATGGGAGTATTAGGGCGTACCGCTTTAGTAGGGATTACAGATAAACCCTTTGAAATATTTTCATATCAGGAACTTCTCGGAAAAGAGGCTGAGGTAATCGGCTGCTCTGATCATCTATTAAGTGAATTACCATTGCTTGTGGAATTTGTTAGAAGAAAAAAGCTTGATTTATCACATGTTATAACAAAGAAAATATCTTTGGATGCTTTTTCTATTAATGAAGTAATGGATAATATGGAGGCATTTGGGGGTGAAGTAAGAGCAGTAATTTGCCCCTGAAAAATAATTTACAAAATAAACAAACAAAATTAAAATAAATTGGATTGATAGAAAAAGGGAAATTCTTTGCATTATAAATATGTAAATGATACTATTGAAATAACCTTTAAATTCTGTTGTGCCAAAAATGAAATTATTAAAACTAATTTAATTTATTTTTTAGAGAGGCAATTCAAATAAATATTTTTAATAAAGATAATTATATGTTTAAAAAACTGAATTATAGTGAGGAAATTGTAAACAGTATTACTCATAGTATAGGGATAGGGCTGAGTATTGCTGCTCTGGTAATATTGATTGTCCTTGCCAGTAGAGAAGGGGATGTCTGGAGGATAGTCAGTTTCAGTATCTATGGCGCAACTCTGATAATATTATATTTGTCTTCTGCTTTATATCATGGTTCTTTCAATTTAAAGGTCAAGAAAATATTCAGGATTTTTGACCATTCTGCCATTTATCTGCTTATTGCCGGGACTTACACTCCAATAACCCTAACCCTGATGAGAGGGGTTTGGGGATGGACTCTTCTCAGTGTATCATGGGTAATGGCTCTTGGAGGAATTATTGTTACCATCTTTCTTCTGGATAAGTTAAAATCATTATTAATATTATCTTATGTATTAATGGGCTTACTTTCGGTTGTTGCAATTAAACCAATGATGCAAATGCTACCCCAGGGGATGATTATCTGGCTTTTAATCGGAGGAGGGTGTTACATTTTAGGATTAATGTTCTATTTATGGAAAAAATTACCCTATCATCATCCTATCTGGCATCTATTTGTTCTG
This genomic window contains:
- a CDS encoding ferritin; this encodes MISKKMQDKLNYQINREIFSAYLYLSMASYATANGFDGFGNWFFCQYKEELSHAEKIYHYVNEQGSEVHLEAIEKPEDNFSSITDLFEKTLAHEKTVTGLIHDLVTLAREENDYATEYFLQWFVTEQIEEEAEPEKILQRLKMVGEKGNGIIMLDKSLGTREFTPSS
- a CDS encoding hemolysin III family protein translates to MFKKLNYSEEIVNSITHSIGIGLSIAALVILIVLASREGDVWRIVSFSIYGATLIILYLSSALYHGSFNLKVKKIFRIFDHSAIYLLIAGTYTPITLTLMRGVWGWTLLSVSWVMALGGIIVTIFLLDKLKSLLILSYVLMGLLSVVAIKPMMQMLPQGMIIWLLIGGGCYILGLMFYLWKKLPYHHPIWHLFVLAGSISHFLGILFYLT
- a CDS encoding zinc-binding dehydrogenase: MKAVRLIKIGQPLELQEVPLPRVGERDVLIRVKAAGICHSDVHYRAGISPVGTLPQTLGHEIAGIVEETGSQVHFPKIGDRVCIHYQLSCGDCNFCVSGNEQFCKHGMMIGKHRDGGYAEYIAIPARNTVLLPEEVSFEEGAVLMCSSATSYHALRKARLKAGETVAVFGAGGLGISAIQLARIMGALDVYSIDINKDKLKLSEKFGAIPINAADEDPVTNIFKYTNNRGVDVALEVIGLPQTMMQAVKSMGVLGRTALVGITDKPFEIFSYQELLGKEAEVIGCSDHLLSELPLLVEFVRRKKLDLSHVITKKISLDAFSINEVMDNMEAFGGEVRAVICP